The sequence GCCATGTCAGCGCTTCGCGCCGCACTGCAGGATCTCTCGGAAGACGTCTTCTTCGATCTGCTCGAGAGTGAGGACGCCTACCTGCTCGTCCTCGACGTTCCGGGCGTCTCCGCCGACTCCCTCGAGGTGGCGGTCGACGACGGCCGGCTCTCCATCGAGGCCCACCGCGAGAAGGACCCCGCGGGCGACTACCAGTACCTCGAGGAGAACCGCTCGCTCTTTCTCGATATCGAGCTTCCCCTCCCCGCCGATGCGATCGGCACGGAGACGGAAGCGATCGTCGAACGCGGCGTCCTCGAGTTGACCCTTCCCAAAACATCGGCGACGGGCGAGACGACGATCGACGTCGTTGAGGAAGACTCCTAACCTGAGGTGACACAGACTGGGCTCCCTCCGTGCGTACAAGCGGTTCGTCCTCGTCGCGTGGCAGTTCCTCCCGCTGTTGCTCGCCTACGCCCGTGACCGCCGCCGATTCCTGCTATTCGGGCGGCCGCGATCGGTCGACGCCGAGACCCACCGCCACCGGGCGGAGGTCCTCCTCGAGTCGCTGCTGACCCTCGGACCGACGTTCATCAAACTCGGCCAACTACTCTCGACCCGGCCCGACGTGCTCCCGCCGGCGTACATCGACGTCCTCGCGGCGCTGCAAGACGAGGTGCCGCCGGCCGACTGGGCCGACGCGAAACGAGTCCTCGAGGCAGAGATCGGCCCCGTCGACGAGAACTTCGTCGAGTTCGAGACCGA comes from Haloterrigena salifodinae and encodes:
- a CDS encoding Hsp20/alpha crystallin family protein, which gives rise to MSALRAALQDLSEDVFFDLLESEDAYLLVLDVPGVSADSLEVAVDDGRLSIEAHREKDPAGDYQYLEENRSLFLDIELPLPADAIGTETEAIVERGVLELTLPKTSATGETTIDVVEEDS